A single Cannabis sativa cultivar Pink pepper isolate KNU-18-1 chromosome 7, ASM2916894v1, whole genome shotgun sequence DNA region contains:
- the LOC115696348 gene encoding uncharacterized protein LOC115696348 produces MASEHKDCDGRIRCPCVRCINSRFEKIDRVRTHVFDRGFMQGYEKWIYHGEPEDVVDDVAVADVESEDEMIPILEDFFPPTTEDVQGEDEQPTTNPHFDDLFEEIKAELYPGCDWISSLNFLAKLLHLKVRGKIPNNIFEELLKLLKFAFPKENNIPATYYEAKKRLKKLGLGYDSIHVCLYNCCRFYKENASKEACPVCRTSRWVTSENGKAKKVPCKVMRYLPLTPRLKRLYSSRITAKSMIWHHTGKSKDDGVLRHPVDGLAWKDFDAKHAEFARDPRNVRLGLAADGFNPFGNMSLAYSMWPVVLANYNLPPWLCMKDNYFLLSTLIPGAKSPGKDMDIFLRPLVDELKELWNNGVPTRDSATNSMFTMRAALLWIVNDFPARSSLSGWSGQGYKACPTCNEDTTSIRVIEKTSYVGHRRFLPSNHALRRDTRFDGKVERRPPPRRFTCEEILSQVNNLEPQIPGHHENFGGVKRRRVAETCNWRKKSIFYELEYWSTNILKHNLDVMHVEKNVCDSLLGTILDNDKSKDTTNARHDLKKMGIRESLWIYEDGNGRLMKPHAPYVLTREKRQLFCQFVKGIKFPDGFCSNLKSKVSPDESNIIGLKSHDCHVIMQRVLAVGVRKFLPRDTATTITQLSFFDIMIRLVLHLPEEAILGGPVFMRWMYPFERYMKKLKNYVGNKARPEGSIAEGYVADEAVTFCSMYFKGCETRFNRLDRNEDAPSVCRYLSVFNSQSRPLTSGIIKALDHIAREKAEWYILQNSPEIQAYIEHEYPNGNHEVLHRQTFRTWFHKKIYELHKLGTLQNGDELLALASGSDYLATFYEGCVVNGVRFIASKRDQKRKTQNSGVTVAGTEGFNYYGTLEDVITISYTGAYTVSLFEYPLRGRDWKVVEDISHRQIWDINDNEDETDVDVVSDSNSANFLLTVDLGELIMQSNEPPIIVESSDQLVDSEIENNELDENYVAEEVDDLLVEHVEDENVNLVNDGNDSDSSV; encoded by the exons ATGGCATCAGAACATAAGGATTGTGATGGAAGAATTCGATGTCCTTGTGTAAGATGTATAAATagtaggtttgaaaaaatagataggGTTAGAACACACGTATTTGATCGAGGTTTCATGCAAGGATATGAGAAGTGGATTTATCACGGCGAGCCTGAGGATGTTGTCGATGATGTAGCAGTTGCCGATGTTGAATCAGAGGATGAAATGATTCCTATTCTAGAAGACTTCTTTCCCCCAACAACAGAGGATGTACAAGGAGAAGATGAACAACCAACCACAAACCCTCATTTTGATGACTTATTTGAGGAAATTAAAGCTGAATTGTATCCCGGTTGTGATTGGATTTCGTCTCTCAACTTTTTAGCAAAGCTATTGCATTTAAAAGTTAGAGGAAAAATTCCTAATAACATTTTTGAAGAATTGTTGAAGCTTTTAAAGTTTGCATTTCCGAAGGAAAATAATATTCCTGCAACTTACTACGAGGCAAAAAAGAGATTGAAGAAATTAGGCTTGGGTTATGACTCTATCCATGTCTGTTTGTATAATTGTTGCCGATTTTATAAGGAGAATGCATCGAAGGAGGCTTGTCCAGTTTGCAGAACTAGTCGTTGGGTTACTTCCGAGAACGGCAAAGCAAAAAAAGTTCCTTGCAAAGTCATGCGATATCTTCCGTTGACACCTCGACTTAAAAGATTATATAGTTCAAGGATTACAGCGAAGAGCATGATATGGCATCATACTGGAAAATCCAAAGATGATGGGGTGTTGCGACACCCGGTCGATGGTTTAGCTTGGAAAGACTTTGATGCAAAACATGCCGAGTTTGCAAGGGACCCAAGAAATGTTCGACTTGGGTTAGCTGCTGATGGgtttaatccatttggcaacatgagtcTTGCATACAGCATGTGGCCAGTGGTGTTGGCTAACTATAATCTACCACCTTGGTTATGTAtgaaagataattattttttgctatCTACTCTAATTCCTGGTGCAAAATCTCCTGGCAAAGACatggatatatttttaagaCCTTTGGTGGATGAATTAAAGGAGTTGTGGAATAATGGGGTACCAACGAGAGATAGTGCGACCAACTCGATGTTCACCATGCGTGCTGCACTTTTGTGGATAGTGAATGATTTTCCAGCTCGTAGTAGCTTGTCTGGGTGGAGTGGTCAAGGTTATAAAGCTTGCCCTACTTGTAATGAAGACACGACGTCCATTCGAGTGATCGAGAAGACATCATATGTTGGTCATAGAAGGTTCTTGCCAAGTAACCATGCATTGAGAAGGGATACTCGATTTGATGGTAAAGTTGAAAGAAGACCTCCTCCACGACGATTTACTTGTGAAGAGATATTATCACAAGTTAATAATCTCGAACCCCAAATTCCTGGACATCATGAAAATTTCGGGGGCGTGAAACGTAGAAGAGTCGCGGAAACTTGTAATTGgaggaaaaaaagtattttctacGAGTTGGAGTATTGGAGCACGAATATTTTAAAACACAACCTTGATGTCATGCATGTTGAGAAAAATGTGTGTGATAGTCTCCTTGGAACCATCTTGGATAATGATAAATCAAAGGACACAACCAATGCGCGACATGATTTAAAGAAGATGGGTATTAGGGAATCGTTGTGGATTTATGAAGATGGGAATGGCAGGCTAATGAAACCGCATGCTCCTTATGTTTTGACTCGTGAGAAAAGACAACTTTTTTGTCAGTTTGTTAAAGGAATCAAGTTTCCCGATGGCTTCTGTTCAAATTTAAAGAGCAAAGTTTCTCCAGATGAGTCTAACATTATTGGGTTAAAATCCCACGATTGTCATGTCATTATGCAGCGAGTACTAGCGGTTGGTGTCCGTAAATTTCTACCTCGTGACACTGCAACAACTATTACTCAGCTGT ctttttttgacataatgatACGTTTGGTATTGCATTTACCTGAAGAAGCGATATTGGGTGGCCCAGTCTTTATGAGATGGATGTATCCTTTTGAAAGgtacatgaaaaaattgaagaattatGTGGGAAACAAGGCACGTCCTGAAGGGTCAATTGCAGAAGGTTATGTTGCTGATGAGGCAGTAACCTTTTGTTCAATGTACTTTAAAGGGTGTGAAACAAGATTTAATCGACTTGATCGAAATGAAGATGCGCCTTCTGTGTGTCGCTATCTCTCAGTTTTTaattctcaatctcgtcctttAACTAGCGGAATTATCAAGGCTCTTGATCATATCGCTCGTGAAAAAGCTGAGTGGTACATTCTTCAAAATTCTCCTGAAATCCAAGCTTACATAGA GCATGAATATCCTAATGGTAATCACGAAGTCTTGCATAGGCAAACTTTTCGTACGTGGTTTCATAAGAAG ataTATGAGTTGCACAAGCTTGGAACTTTACAAAATGGTGATGAGTTACTCGCTCTCGCTTCCGGGTCCGATTACTTAGCAACATTTTACGAAGGTTGTGTAGTGAATGGTGTTCGGTTTATTGCATCAAAGCGAGACCAAAAGCGGAAGACACAAAATAGTGGTGTTACTGTTGCTGGAACTGAAGGGTTTAATTACTACGGCACACTTGAAGATGTAATCACTATATCTTATACTGGTGCATATACAGTGTCATTGTTTGAAT ATCCACTCAGAGGTCGCGATTGGAAGGTTGTTGAAGATATTAGCCATCGACAAATTTGGGACATTAATGACAACGAAGATGAGACTGATGTAGATGTTGTTAGTGATTCTAACTCTGCCAATTTTCTGTTGACGGTTGATCTTGGAGAGTTGATTATGCAATCCAATGAACCTCCAATAATTGTTGAATCGTCCGATCAGTTAGTGGATTCTGAGATAGAGAATAATGAACTTGATGAAAATTATGTTGCTGAAGAAGTAGATGATTTACTAGTTGAACATGTGGAGGATGAAAATGTAAACTTAGTGAATGATGGAAATGATAGTGATTCTTCAGtgtaa